The following proteins are encoded in a genomic region of Sebastes fasciatus isolate fSebFas1 chromosome 12, fSebFas1.pri, whole genome shotgun sequence:
- the brd2b gene encoding bromodomain-containing protein 2b isoform X3, with the protein MEAAGNPHHDSSLVGLSSGGMDQHSSSGKRIRKPSLLYEDFESPSLPHTMPQGPPVPPQPPVKDPSRPGRITNQLQFLQRTLMKYLWRHQFSWPFREPVDAYRLNLPDYHKIIKQPMDMGTIKRRLENNFYRSASECIQDFNTMFTNCYIYNKEKMALEHLYKKPTDDIVLMAQPLEKIFLQKVAQMPEDEVELPPPAARSKNSRGRGRKSNSRAQQVPAVSQSAYSPSSSDTGESMLANSPQTVLTKSLPPANIMGLPPTQPTTKRKMDCREYRDAQQFASDVRLMFSNCYKYNPPDHDVVGMARKLQDVFEFRFAKMPDEPHMDHTAMSISGHPTSSSSSSSSSSSSSSSTSDSEPSSESEESESSPNSDSEEERAHRLAELQDQVCTQLRAMHEQLAALSQGPIVKAKKKKEKKDKKEKKKKQKKLEKRSRAVRSRADSEEWKMPGKILKTKSARAGGSQPKKSQGKKSNKNSKATKKPFYPPPPTSMLPHYDSEEEEEIVPMSYDEKRQLSLDINKLPGEKLGRVVHIIQSREPSLRDTNPEEIEIDFETLKPSTLKELERYVMTCLRKKPRKPYGEQGAAGKKGGVGKSKEELTLEKRMELERRLQDVSGQLNSVKKPTKPKVEKPSTVETHTQPSRLSGSSSSSDSSSSSSSSSSSDTSDSDSG; encoded by the exons ATGGAAGCGGCCGGCAACCCGCATCACGACAG CTCTCTGGTCGGGTTGTCCAGTGGCGGGATGGACCAACACAGTAGTTCGGGCAAACGCATTCGTAAGCCCTCCCTGCTGTACGAGGACTTCGAGAGCCCATCTCTGCCACACACGATGCCCCAGGGTCCTCCTGTCCCACCACAGCCCCCAGTGAAGGATCCCAGCCGGCCTGGCCGCATAACTAACCAGCTGCAGTTTCTCCAGAGGACCCTGATGAAGTATCTTTGGAGGCATCAATTTTCCTGGCCTTTCCGCGAGCCTGTGGATGCCTACAGGCTTAACCTACCG GATTACCATAAAATTATCAAACAACCCATGGACATGGGGACCATCAAAAGGCGTCTGGAGAACAACTTCTACCGCAGCGCAAGCGAGTGCATACAGGACTTCAACACAATGTTCACCAACTGCTACATCTACAACAAG gaaaaaatggcattGGAACATCTCTATAAAAAA CCGACAGACGACATTGTGCTGATGGCTCAGCCCTTAGAGAAGATCTTTCTCCAAAAGGTGGCCCAGATGCCCGAGGACGAAGTTGAGCtgcctcctccagctgctcgAAGCAAGAACAGCAGGGGAAGAGGTCGCAAGTCTAACT CGAGGGCTCAGCAGGTGCCAGCGGTGTCCCAGTCAGCCTACTCCCCCTCTTCCTCGGACACTGGGGAGTCCATGCTGGCCAACTCTCCCCAGACTGTGCTGACCAAAAGCCTGCCTCCGGCCAACATCATGGGCCTGCCCCCTACACAGCCCACAACCAAG AGGAAGATGGACTGTCGTGAATACAGGGACGCTCAACAGTTTGCTAGCGATGTCAGACTCATGTTCTCCAACTGCTACAAGTACAACCCACCTGACCATGATGTCGTGGGCATGGCACGGAAACTGCAG GATGTGTTTGAGTTCCGTTTCGCCAAGATGCCAGACGAACCACATATGGATCACACAGCCATGTCAATCAGTGGCCATCCAACGTCCTCGtcgtcctcttcctcgtcctcgtcgtcctcctcttcctccacctctgaCAGTGAGccgagcagtgagagtgaagagAGTGAGAGCAGCCCCAACTCAGACAGCGAGGAAGAGCGAGCACATCGTTTGGCTGAGTTACAGGACCAGGTGTGCACACAA cTCAGAGCCATGCATGAGCAGCTGGCTGCCCTCTCCCAAGGCCCCATCGTCAAggccaagaagaagaaagagaagaaggacaaaaaggagaaaaagaagaagcagaagaagctgGAGAAGCGAAGTCGAGCTGTGAGAAGCAGAGCTGACTCTGAGGAATGGAAAATGCCCGGCAAGATCCTGAAAACCAAGTCTGCCAGAGCAGGTGGCTCCCAGCCCAAGAAGAGCCAGGGGAAGAAGAGTAACAAGAACAGCAA GGCCACAAAAAAGCCATTCTACCCCCCACCGCCCACTTCCATGCTGCCGCACTACGactctgaggaagaggaggagatcgTGCCCATGTCATACGATGAGAAGCGCCAGCTGAGCCTTGACATCAACAAGCTGCCGGGGGAGAAGCTGGGTCGTGTGGTCCACATCATTCAGTCCAGGGAGCCTTCACTGAGGGACACCAACCCCGAGGAGATAGAGATCGACTTTGAAACGCTCAAACCGTCGACACTGAAAGAGCTGGAGCGCTACGTCATGACCTGTCTGAGGAAGAAGCCCCGCAAGCCTTACGGTGAACAAG GCGCAGCAGGAAAGAAAGGCGGTGTTGGCAAGTCTAAAGAGGAGCTGACTCTGGAGAAGAGgatggagctggagaggaggctGCAAGATGTCAGTGGGCAACTAAATTCTGTCAAGAAACCTACGAAACCTAAAG TGGAGAAGCCCAGCACTGTCGAGACTCACACCCAGCCCTCTCGCCTCAGCGGCAGCAGTTCCTCCTCCGACTCGTCTTCTTCCTCGTCTTCTTCCTCGTCTTCAGACACCAGTGATTCAGACTCTGGTTGA
- the brd2b gene encoding bromodomain-containing protein 2b isoform X1, which produces MEAAGNPHHDSSLVGLSSGGMDQHSSSGKRIRKPSLLYEDFESPSLPHTMPQGPPVPPQPPVKDPSRPGRITNQLQFLQRTLMKYLWRHQFSWPFREPVDAYRLNLPDYHKIIKQPMDMGTIKRRLENNFYRSASECIQDFNTMFTNCYIYNKEKMALEHLYKKPTDDIVLMAQPLEKIFLQKVAQMPEDEVELPPPAARSKNSRGRGRKSNSRAQQVPAVSQSAYSPSSSDTGESMLANSPQTVLTKSLPPANIMGLPPTQPTTKKKGVKRKADTTTPSTMGLTVGMSGATHMVGLGKGGHGGQVHDTSLHTISSIGGMSLETPPGMGLVRSPGGPVLLQPMMAGSGRRVGSGRPIKPPKKDLPDSVQAQPSRKGKLSPQLRYCSGLLKDMLSKKHAAYAWPFYTPVDAAALGLHDYHDIIKCPMDLSTIKRKMDCREYRDAQQFASDVRLMFSNCYKYNPPDHDVVGMARKLQDVFEFRFAKMPDEPHMDHTAMSISGHPTSSSSSSSSSSSSSSSTSDSEPSSESEESESSPNSDSEEERAHRLAELQDQVCTQLRAMHEQLAALSQGPIVKAKKKKEKKDKKEKKKKQKKLEKRSRAVRSRADSEEWKMPGKILKTKSARAGGSQPKKSQGKKSNKNSKATKKPFYPPPPTSMLPHYDSEEEEEIVPMSYDEKRQLSLDINKLPGEKLGRVVHIIQSREPSLRDTNPEEIEIDFETLKPSTLKELERYVMTCLRKKPRKPYGEQGAAGKKGGVGKSKEELTLEKRMELERRLQDVSGQLNSVKKPTKPKVEKPSTVETHTQPSRLSGSSSSSDSSSSSSSSSSSDTSDSDSG; this is translated from the exons ATGGAAGCGGCCGGCAACCCGCATCACGACAG CTCTCTGGTCGGGTTGTCCAGTGGCGGGATGGACCAACACAGTAGTTCGGGCAAACGCATTCGTAAGCCCTCCCTGCTGTACGAGGACTTCGAGAGCCCATCTCTGCCACACACGATGCCCCAGGGTCCTCCTGTCCCACCACAGCCCCCAGTGAAGGATCCCAGCCGGCCTGGCCGCATAACTAACCAGCTGCAGTTTCTCCAGAGGACCCTGATGAAGTATCTTTGGAGGCATCAATTTTCCTGGCCTTTCCGCGAGCCTGTGGATGCCTACAGGCTTAACCTACCG GATTACCATAAAATTATCAAACAACCCATGGACATGGGGACCATCAAAAGGCGTCTGGAGAACAACTTCTACCGCAGCGCAAGCGAGTGCATACAGGACTTCAACACAATGTTCACCAACTGCTACATCTACAACAAG gaaaaaatggcattGGAACATCTCTATAAAAAA CCGACAGACGACATTGTGCTGATGGCTCAGCCCTTAGAGAAGATCTTTCTCCAAAAGGTGGCCCAGATGCCCGAGGACGAAGTTGAGCtgcctcctccagctgctcgAAGCAAGAACAGCAGGGGAAGAGGTCGCAAGTCTAACT CGAGGGCTCAGCAGGTGCCAGCGGTGTCCCAGTCAGCCTACTCCCCCTCTTCCTCGGACACTGGGGAGTCCATGCTGGCCAACTCTCCCCAGACTGTGCTGACCAAAAGCCTGCCTCCGGCCAACATCATGGGCCTGCCCCCTACACAGCCCACAACCAAG AAAAAAGGTGTAAAACGTAAGGCAGACACCACCACCCCCTCCACCATGGGCTTGACTGTGGGCATGTCGGGAGCAACGCACATGGTGGGCTTGGGGAAAGGAGGCCACGGGGGCCAGGTCCACGACACCTCCTTGCACACCATCTCCTCCATTGGGGGCATGAGCTTGGAGACCCCACCTGGGATGGGCCTGGTCAGGAGCCCTGGAGGTCCCGTCCTGCTCCAGCCAATGATGGCAGGCAGCGGACGCAGAGTGGGCAGCGGACGCCCCATTAAACCCCCAAAGAAGGACTTGCCTGATTCTGTCCAGGCTCAGCCCTCAAGGAAGGGCAAGCTAAGCCCTCAGCTGAGGTACTGCAGTGGGCTGCTGAAGGACATGTTGTCAAAGAAACATGCTGCGTACGCCTGGCCTTTCTACACACCTGTGGACGCAGCTGCACTGGGACTTCATGACTATCATGACATCATTAAGTGTCCCATGGACCTCAGCACCATCAAG AGGAAGATGGACTGTCGTGAATACAGGGACGCTCAACAGTTTGCTAGCGATGTCAGACTCATGTTCTCCAACTGCTACAAGTACAACCCACCTGACCATGATGTCGTGGGCATGGCACGGAAACTGCAG GATGTGTTTGAGTTCCGTTTCGCCAAGATGCCAGACGAACCACATATGGATCACACAGCCATGTCAATCAGTGGCCATCCAACGTCCTCGtcgtcctcttcctcgtcctcgtcgtcctcctcttcctccacctctgaCAGTGAGccgagcagtgagagtgaagagAGTGAGAGCAGCCCCAACTCAGACAGCGAGGAAGAGCGAGCACATCGTTTGGCTGAGTTACAGGACCAGGTGTGCACACAA cTCAGAGCCATGCATGAGCAGCTGGCTGCCCTCTCCCAAGGCCCCATCGTCAAggccaagaagaagaaagagaagaaggacaaaaaggagaaaaagaagaagcagaagaagctgGAGAAGCGAAGTCGAGCTGTGAGAAGCAGAGCTGACTCTGAGGAATGGAAAATGCCCGGCAAGATCCTGAAAACCAAGTCTGCCAGAGCAGGTGGCTCCCAGCCCAAGAAGAGCCAGGGGAAGAAGAGTAACAAGAACAGCAA GGCCACAAAAAAGCCATTCTACCCCCCACCGCCCACTTCCATGCTGCCGCACTACGactctgaggaagaggaggagatcgTGCCCATGTCATACGATGAGAAGCGCCAGCTGAGCCTTGACATCAACAAGCTGCCGGGGGAGAAGCTGGGTCGTGTGGTCCACATCATTCAGTCCAGGGAGCCTTCACTGAGGGACACCAACCCCGAGGAGATAGAGATCGACTTTGAAACGCTCAAACCGTCGACACTGAAAGAGCTGGAGCGCTACGTCATGACCTGTCTGAGGAAGAAGCCCCGCAAGCCTTACGGTGAACAAG GCGCAGCAGGAAAGAAAGGCGGTGTTGGCAAGTCTAAAGAGGAGCTGACTCTGGAGAAGAGgatggagctggagaggaggctGCAAGATGTCAGTGGGCAACTAAATTCTGTCAAGAAACCTACGAAACCTAAAG TGGAGAAGCCCAGCACTGTCGAGACTCACACCCAGCCCTCTCGCCTCAGCGGCAGCAGTTCCTCCTCCGACTCGTCTTCTTCCTCGTCTTCTTCCTCGTCTTCAGACACCAGTGATTCAGACTCTGGTTGA
- the brd2b gene encoding bromodomain-containing protein 2b isoform X2 produces MEAAGNPHHDSSLVGLSSGGMDQHSSSGKRIRKPSLLYEDFESPSLPHTMPQGPPVPPQPPVKDPSRPGRITNQLQFLQRTLMKYLWRHQFSWPFREPVDAYRLNLPDYHKIIKQPMDMGTIKRRLENNFYRSASECIQDFNTMFTNCYIYNKPTDDIVLMAQPLEKIFLQKVAQMPEDEVELPPPAARSKNSRGRGRKSNSRAQQVPAVSQSAYSPSSSDTGESMLANSPQTVLTKSLPPANIMGLPPTQPTTKKKGVKRKADTTTPSTMGLTVGMSGATHMVGLGKGGHGGQVHDTSLHTISSIGGMSLETPPGMGLVRSPGGPVLLQPMMAGSGRRVGSGRPIKPPKKDLPDSVQAQPSRKGKLSPQLRYCSGLLKDMLSKKHAAYAWPFYTPVDAAALGLHDYHDIIKCPMDLSTIKRKMDCREYRDAQQFASDVRLMFSNCYKYNPPDHDVVGMARKLQDVFEFRFAKMPDEPHMDHTAMSISGHPTSSSSSSSSSSSSSSSTSDSEPSSESEESESSPNSDSEEERAHRLAELQDQVCTQLRAMHEQLAALSQGPIVKAKKKKEKKDKKEKKKKQKKLEKRSRAVRSRADSEEWKMPGKILKTKSARAGGSQPKKSQGKKSNKNSKATKKPFYPPPPTSMLPHYDSEEEEEIVPMSYDEKRQLSLDINKLPGEKLGRVVHIIQSREPSLRDTNPEEIEIDFETLKPSTLKELERYVMTCLRKKPRKPYGEQGAAGKKGGVGKSKEELTLEKRMELERRLQDVSGQLNSVKKPTKPKVEKPSTVETHTQPSRLSGSSSSSDSSSSSSSSSSSDTSDSDSG; encoded by the exons ATGGAAGCGGCCGGCAACCCGCATCACGACAG CTCTCTGGTCGGGTTGTCCAGTGGCGGGATGGACCAACACAGTAGTTCGGGCAAACGCATTCGTAAGCCCTCCCTGCTGTACGAGGACTTCGAGAGCCCATCTCTGCCACACACGATGCCCCAGGGTCCTCCTGTCCCACCACAGCCCCCAGTGAAGGATCCCAGCCGGCCTGGCCGCATAACTAACCAGCTGCAGTTTCTCCAGAGGACCCTGATGAAGTATCTTTGGAGGCATCAATTTTCCTGGCCTTTCCGCGAGCCTGTGGATGCCTACAGGCTTAACCTACCG GATTACCATAAAATTATCAAACAACCCATGGACATGGGGACCATCAAAAGGCGTCTGGAGAACAACTTCTACCGCAGCGCAAGCGAGTGCATACAGGACTTCAACACAATGTTCACCAACTGCTACATCTACAACAAG CCGACAGACGACATTGTGCTGATGGCTCAGCCCTTAGAGAAGATCTTTCTCCAAAAGGTGGCCCAGATGCCCGAGGACGAAGTTGAGCtgcctcctccagctgctcgAAGCAAGAACAGCAGGGGAAGAGGTCGCAAGTCTAACT CGAGGGCTCAGCAGGTGCCAGCGGTGTCCCAGTCAGCCTACTCCCCCTCTTCCTCGGACACTGGGGAGTCCATGCTGGCCAACTCTCCCCAGACTGTGCTGACCAAAAGCCTGCCTCCGGCCAACATCATGGGCCTGCCCCCTACACAGCCCACAACCAAG AAAAAAGGTGTAAAACGTAAGGCAGACACCACCACCCCCTCCACCATGGGCTTGACTGTGGGCATGTCGGGAGCAACGCACATGGTGGGCTTGGGGAAAGGAGGCCACGGGGGCCAGGTCCACGACACCTCCTTGCACACCATCTCCTCCATTGGGGGCATGAGCTTGGAGACCCCACCTGGGATGGGCCTGGTCAGGAGCCCTGGAGGTCCCGTCCTGCTCCAGCCAATGATGGCAGGCAGCGGACGCAGAGTGGGCAGCGGACGCCCCATTAAACCCCCAAAGAAGGACTTGCCTGATTCTGTCCAGGCTCAGCCCTCAAGGAAGGGCAAGCTAAGCCCTCAGCTGAGGTACTGCAGTGGGCTGCTGAAGGACATGTTGTCAAAGAAACATGCTGCGTACGCCTGGCCTTTCTACACACCTGTGGACGCAGCTGCACTGGGACTTCATGACTATCATGACATCATTAAGTGTCCCATGGACCTCAGCACCATCAAG AGGAAGATGGACTGTCGTGAATACAGGGACGCTCAACAGTTTGCTAGCGATGTCAGACTCATGTTCTCCAACTGCTACAAGTACAACCCACCTGACCATGATGTCGTGGGCATGGCACGGAAACTGCAG GATGTGTTTGAGTTCCGTTTCGCCAAGATGCCAGACGAACCACATATGGATCACACAGCCATGTCAATCAGTGGCCATCCAACGTCCTCGtcgtcctcttcctcgtcctcgtcgtcctcctcttcctccacctctgaCAGTGAGccgagcagtgagagtgaagagAGTGAGAGCAGCCCCAACTCAGACAGCGAGGAAGAGCGAGCACATCGTTTGGCTGAGTTACAGGACCAGGTGTGCACACAA cTCAGAGCCATGCATGAGCAGCTGGCTGCCCTCTCCCAAGGCCCCATCGTCAAggccaagaagaagaaagagaagaaggacaaaaaggagaaaaagaagaagcagaagaagctgGAGAAGCGAAGTCGAGCTGTGAGAAGCAGAGCTGACTCTGAGGAATGGAAAATGCCCGGCAAGATCCTGAAAACCAAGTCTGCCAGAGCAGGTGGCTCCCAGCCCAAGAAGAGCCAGGGGAAGAAGAGTAACAAGAACAGCAA GGCCACAAAAAAGCCATTCTACCCCCCACCGCCCACTTCCATGCTGCCGCACTACGactctgaggaagaggaggagatcgTGCCCATGTCATACGATGAGAAGCGCCAGCTGAGCCTTGACATCAACAAGCTGCCGGGGGAGAAGCTGGGTCGTGTGGTCCACATCATTCAGTCCAGGGAGCCTTCACTGAGGGACACCAACCCCGAGGAGATAGAGATCGACTTTGAAACGCTCAAACCGTCGACACTGAAAGAGCTGGAGCGCTACGTCATGACCTGTCTGAGGAAGAAGCCCCGCAAGCCTTACGGTGAACAAG GCGCAGCAGGAAAGAAAGGCGGTGTTGGCAAGTCTAAAGAGGAGCTGACTCTGGAGAAGAGgatggagctggagaggaggctGCAAGATGTCAGTGGGCAACTAAATTCTGTCAAGAAACCTACGAAACCTAAAG TGGAGAAGCCCAGCACTGTCGAGACTCACACCCAGCCCTCTCGCCTCAGCGGCAGCAGTTCCTCCTCCGACTCGTCTTCTTCCTCGTCTTCTTCCTCGTCTTCAGACACCAGTGATTCAGACTCTGGTTGA
- the brd2b gene encoding bromodomain-containing protein 2b isoform X4, which produces MAQPLEKIFLQKVAQMPEDEVELPPPAARSKNSRGRGRKSNSRAQQVPAVSQSAYSPSSSDTGESMLANSPQTVLTKSLPPANIMGLPPTQPTTKKKGVKRKADTTTPSTMGLTVGMSGATHMVGLGKGGHGGQVHDTSLHTISSIGGMSLETPPGMGLVRSPGGPVLLQPMMAGSGRRVGSGRPIKPPKKDLPDSVQAQPSRKGKLSPQLRYCSGLLKDMLSKKHAAYAWPFYTPVDAAALGLHDYHDIIKCPMDLSTIKRKMDCREYRDAQQFASDVRLMFSNCYKYNPPDHDVVGMARKLQDVFEFRFAKMPDEPHMDHTAMSISGHPTSSSSSSSSSSSSSSSTSDSEPSSESEESESSPNSDSEEERAHRLAELQDQVCTQLRAMHEQLAALSQGPIVKAKKKKEKKDKKEKKKKQKKLEKRSRAVRSRADSEEWKMPGKILKTKSARAGGSQPKKSQGKKSNKNSKATKKPFYPPPPTSMLPHYDSEEEEEIVPMSYDEKRQLSLDINKLPGEKLGRVVHIIQSREPSLRDTNPEEIEIDFETLKPSTLKELERYVMTCLRKKPRKPYGEQGAAGKKGGVGKSKEELTLEKRMELERRLQDVSGQLNSVKKPTKPKVEKPSTVETHTQPSRLSGSSSSSDSSSSSSSSSSSDTSDSDSG; this is translated from the exons ATGGCTCAGCCCTTAGAGAAGATCTTTCTCCAAAAGGTGGCCCAGATGCCCGAGGACGAAGTTGAGCtgcctcctccagctgctcgAAGCAAGAACAGCAGGGGAAGAGGTCGCAAGTCTAACT CGAGGGCTCAGCAGGTGCCAGCGGTGTCCCAGTCAGCCTACTCCCCCTCTTCCTCGGACACTGGGGAGTCCATGCTGGCCAACTCTCCCCAGACTGTGCTGACCAAAAGCCTGCCTCCGGCCAACATCATGGGCCTGCCCCCTACACAGCCCACAACCAAG AAAAAAGGTGTAAAACGTAAGGCAGACACCACCACCCCCTCCACCATGGGCTTGACTGTGGGCATGTCGGGAGCAACGCACATGGTGGGCTTGGGGAAAGGAGGCCACGGGGGCCAGGTCCACGACACCTCCTTGCACACCATCTCCTCCATTGGGGGCATGAGCTTGGAGACCCCACCTGGGATGGGCCTGGTCAGGAGCCCTGGAGGTCCCGTCCTGCTCCAGCCAATGATGGCAGGCAGCGGACGCAGAGTGGGCAGCGGACGCCCCATTAAACCCCCAAAGAAGGACTTGCCTGATTCTGTCCAGGCTCAGCCCTCAAGGAAGGGCAAGCTAAGCCCTCAGCTGAGGTACTGCAGTGGGCTGCTGAAGGACATGTTGTCAAAGAAACATGCTGCGTACGCCTGGCCTTTCTACACACCTGTGGACGCAGCTGCACTGGGACTTCATGACTATCATGACATCATTAAGTGTCCCATGGACCTCAGCACCATCAAG AGGAAGATGGACTGTCGTGAATACAGGGACGCTCAACAGTTTGCTAGCGATGTCAGACTCATGTTCTCCAACTGCTACAAGTACAACCCACCTGACCATGATGTCGTGGGCATGGCACGGAAACTGCAG GATGTGTTTGAGTTCCGTTTCGCCAAGATGCCAGACGAACCACATATGGATCACACAGCCATGTCAATCAGTGGCCATCCAACGTCCTCGtcgtcctcttcctcgtcctcgtcgtcctcctcttcctccacctctgaCAGTGAGccgagcagtgagagtgaagagAGTGAGAGCAGCCCCAACTCAGACAGCGAGGAAGAGCGAGCACATCGTTTGGCTGAGTTACAGGACCAGGTGTGCACACAA cTCAGAGCCATGCATGAGCAGCTGGCTGCCCTCTCCCAAGGCCCCATCGTCAAggccaagaagaagaaagagaagaaggacaaaaaggagaaaaagaagaagcagaagaagctgGAGAAGCGAAGTCGAGCTGTGAGAAGCAGAGCTGACTCTGAGGAATGGAAAATGCCCGGCAAGATCCTGAAAACCAAGTCTGCCAGAGCAGGTGGCTCCCAGCCCAAGAAGAGCCAGGGGAAGAAGAGTAACAAGAACAGCAA GGCCACAAAAAAGCCATTCTACCCCCCACCGCCCACTTCCATGCTGCCGCACTACGactctgaggaagaggaggagatcgTGCCCATGTCATACGATGAGAAGCGCCAGCTGAGCCTTGACATCAACAAGCTGCCGGGGGAGAAGCTGGGTCGTGTGGTCCACATCATTCAGTCCAGGGAGCCTTCACTGAGGGACACCAACCCCGAGGAGATAGAGATCGACTTTGAAACGCTCAAACCGTCGACACTGAAAGAGCTGGAGCGCTACGTCATGACCTGTCTGAGGAAGAAGCCCCGCAAGCCTTACGGTGAACAAG GCGCAGCAGGAAAGAAAGGCGGTGTTGGCAAGTCTAAAGAGGAGCTGACTCTGGAGAAGAGgatggagctggagaggaggctGCAAGATGTCAGTGGGCAACTAAATTCTGTCAAGAAACCTACGAAACCTAAAG TGGAGAAGCCCAGCACTGTCGAGACTCACACCCAGCCCTCTCGCCTCAGCGGCAGCAGTTCCTCCTCCGACTCGTCTTCTTCCTCGTCTTCTTCCTCGTCTTCAGACACCAGTGATTCAGACTCTGGTTGA